From one Verrucomicrobiota bacterium genomic stretch:
- a CDS encoding SUF system NifU family Fe-S cluster assembly protein: MSEVSELYQEIIIDHSGHPHHEGIIKNPTCQAEGYNATCGDEIKVSLVVEDGKIVDIKFYGQGCAISRASGSIMTDFILGMTVSEAQQFSSKIQQWLNQEDASLAEKGCGDLQALAGVKQFPMRIKCATLAWHTLDQALQRAV, from the coding sequence GGAGATCATTATCGATCACAGTGGGCACCCGCATCACGAGGGGATCATAAAAAACCCCACATGTCAAGCAGAGGGCTACAACGCAACTTGCGGGGATGAGATTAAGGTATCGCTTGTCGTTGAAGATGGAAAGATTGTAGACATTAAATTCTACGGGCAAGGCTGTGCAATCTCGCGTGCATCAGGTTCAATTATGACCGATTTTATCTTAGGCATGACCGTTTCGGAGGCTCAGCAATTTTCTTCGAAAATCCAGCAGTGGCTCAATCAAGAGGATGCGTCGTTAGCAGAAAAAGGCTGCGGTGATTTACAGGCACTTGCTGGCGTTAAACAATTCCCCATGCGGATCAAGTGTGCTACTCTCGCGTGGCATACCCTCGATCAGGCGCTACAAAGAGCTGTGTAA